The genomic window CTACGGGATCCCGTTCCTCGCCGACGCCGTGAGCTAGGTCGTGGCCGCCGCGTCGGTCCTCCTCGTGAGGCACCCGCTCACGGCGCCGGAGCGGGAGCGACGGCCCTTCTGGCACGAGATGGGTGAGGGCTTCGCCTTCCTGGGCCGGCACACGACGCTCATGGCCTTCCTCGTCCGGTCCGCCACCTTCAACCTGGGCGTGTCCACGGTGACGACGGCGACCGCCCTGCGACTCGCCGACCGCGGCCTCCCGACGGCCCAGATCGGCATGGTGGACACGATCGCCGCCGTCGGAGGGCTGCTCGGGGCGACGATCGCCGTGCGCGTCGTCAACCGGGTCCGCACCGGCGTGTTCTCCGTGGTGACGTCGACAGTCCTCGGAGCGCTCTTCGCGCTCACAGCGCTGTCGGGCTCACCGTAGGTCGTCGGGGCGCTCTTCGCCGCCGGGATGGTCCTCATGCCGACGAACAACTCCGGCGTCATCGGCTACTTCTCGCACGTGGCCCCCAACGGGTTCCAGGGGCGCTTCTTCGGCGCGAGCGGCCTCGTCTACGGCGTGCTGCGCCCGCTCGGGCCGTTCTTGGCGGGCATGGTCCTCGCCGACTGGGGCGGGGACGCCGCGGTCTGGCTGGGCAGCGCGCTCATCGCGCTGAGCTGCCTGCCGATCCTCCTCGTGCGCGAGCTGCGGACGCTGCCCACCCCCGACGAGTGGTCGACCTGGGCGGAGATCGGGGACGCGGGCTGAGGGCGTCGGCCCGAGGCCTCGTCGGCGGGAGGCGCCGATGAGCTCGTCAGCGATCGTGCTGCGGGAGTAGAGGACGTAGCGGCCGAAGCGCGCGGCGTCGAGGAGACCGGCGGCCGCGAGCGCGCGCAGGTGCTGGTTGGCTGCGCTCGTCGTCACGCCCATGAACAGGGCGATGGCGGTCGAGGAGGCGGGCTCGTCGAGGCTCAGCAGGAGCCTGGTCCGGGTGGCGCCGAGCACCCCAGTCAGGCCCGGGGCGGCGTCGGGCTCAGAGAAGGACAGGCGTCCTCGTCCGCGCGCCCGGTAGGAGATGACGAGGTCGGCGACGTCGCGGTTGGGGACGTTGTGGTTCCACTTCACGAGCGTCGGCAGGAAGGTCAGCGGCGTGCGCGAGACGTCCCACGCGTGCTCGTACTCCCCGCGGAACGGGAGGACGACGTCCCGTCCCTCGATGACGGTCTTCTCCTCGACGCCCTTGATCGCGGCCGCCGGGCCGAGCGTGGCGAGTTCGTGGGCGCGGAAGGTGACATCGGCGTCGAGGACCGTCTTGAAGCCCTTCCACCACCGAGCCATGCAGGCGTCCCAGTACTCGTCGAGGATCTCGAGCGCGCGCCGCCGAACGTCGTCGTCGCTGCGCCCCAGCTCCGTGGGAAGACCATCGGGCCAGCCGTACTCGAGGTCCTCGCGCCAGCGTGCGGCGGGGACCTCGCCGACACGACGCAGCTCCTCGGCGAAGGTCGTGGCGCGTACGCCGGCCGGTCGCAGGAGGACGTCGGGGACGTCCTTGCGCTCGTTGATGAGGGAGAGGACGCGGTCCTCACCGACGCTCGCCCGTCCCTCAGCCGTGTCGCGGTACCAGGCCTCGTGGAAGGGGTGCCGCTCCGGGTAGCGGACGATCATCGTCGAGAGCGCGAGCTCGGAGAGCGGGTTCGGTGCGAAGCGCACGTTGGTCAGCCCGTTGACCGCCCGGAGCTCCCCCATGGAGCAGAACGCTACATCAGTACCCTCGCGCCGCCGGCTCACAGAGGCTGCCGCCATGACTCCCGACCTCCCGGCGATCGAGCTCGACGCCGTCTCCCGGACCTTCACGACCCGCGAGAACCACCATCGCGGAACCGTCAGCGCCCTCGACGGCGTGAGCGCCACGATCCCCCAGGGGCAGACGGTCGCCCTCCTCGGGCGCAACGGCGCCGGCAAGACAACGCTCACGAAGATCCTCTCGACCCTTCTGCACCCGACGGGAGGGCGAGCCCGGATCCTCGGCCACGACGTCGTCACCGACGCCCGGGCTGCTCGCGCCGCGTCGACGTCTGTCTTCGGCGGCGACCGCGGGCTGTACGGGATGCTCGACGCGGTCGAGAACCTGCGCTACTTCGGGGCCCTCAACGGAGTCGGCTCCCGCGAGCTGCGGCGGCGCGTCCCCGGGCTGCTCGAGCACGTCGGTCTCGGCGAGGCGGCGCACCGGCGCGTGGAGACCTACTCCAAGGGGATGCGCCAGCGCCTCCACGTCGCCGTCGGCCTTCTCGTGCGTCCCGCGGTCCTCATGCTCGACGAGCCGACGGTCGGTCTCGACCCGATCGAGTCGGAGCACGTGCGCACCACGGTCGCCGAGATGGCGGGCGAGGGCACGACCGTCCTGCTCACGAGCCACAACCTCCTCGACGTCGAGCGCCTCGCGCAGCGCGTCATCATGATCGCGAACGGCCGCTTCACCCACGACCTCCCGCTCGCGGAGTTCCGGCGCCTCACCGGCGTCGAGGCAGTCGTCACCGCGCGGACCGCCGGTGCCGAGCCCATCGAGATCCCGGTGGAGTCGTGGTCCCTCGCGGCGCTCGACGGTATCCGCGACCGCCTCGCCGGGACCGAGCTCGTCAGCCTTGACGTGCGGCCGACCTCCTTGGAGGACGCCTTCGAGGCAGCGGCGAGGAGCAGCCGATGAGCGCCTTCACCGCGGCGATGCGCAACCAGACGCGCATCGTCATGACCCGTCCGATGAACCTCGCCTCCGGGCTCGTCACCCCTGTCCTCTACATGACGCTCCTGACGGCGCCGAGGCTGGAGTCGATGACGCCGGAGGCTGCGACGAGCGCCTTCACCGGCTCACTGCTGGCGTCGCTCTGGGCGGCCTCCCTGTGGAGCGGCGCCGGGATCCTTCGCCGGGAGCGCTGGGGCGGCACGCTCGCACCATCCTTCACGGGCCGCCCCTCCCCCGTCGCCGTCCTCGTGGGCAAGACCCTCGGCGGCGTCCTCTACGACACGGGCCTCATCCTCATCGCGCAGACCGTGTTCTGCCTGGTCGTGCACCTGCCGCTGGTCGTGCCGGACCCCGTCGCGTTCGGCGTCGGGATCGTGGCCGTCATCGTGTGCGGCGTCGCCTCCAGCCTCATGATCGGGGCGGTCCTCATGCTGAGCCGGTACGCCTTCCAGCTGACGACCGCGCTCGGCACGCCGGTCATGCTG from Actinomyces radicidentis includes these protein-coding regions:
- a CDS encoding ABC transporter ATP-binding protein, which gives rise to MTPDLPAIELDAVSRTFTTRENHHRGTVSALDGVSATIPQGQTVALLGRNGAGKTTLTKILSTLLHPTGGRARILGHDVVTDARAARAASTSVFGGDRGLYGMLDAVENLRYFGALNGVGSRELRRRVPGLLEHVGLGEAAHRRVETYSKGMRQRLHVAVGLLVRPAVLMLDEPTVGLDPIESEHVRTTVAEMAGEGTTVLLTSHNLLDVERLAQRVIMIANGRFTHDLPLAEFRRLTGVEAVVTARTAGAEPIEIPVESWSLAALDGIRDRLAGTELVSLDVRPTSLEDAFEAAARSSR
- a CDS encoding ABC transporter permease: MSAFTAAMRNQTRIVMTRPMNLASGLVTPVLYMTLLTAPRLESMTPEAATSAFTGSLLASLWAASLWSGAGILRRERWGGTLAPSFTGRPSPVAVLVGKTLGGVLYDTGLILIAQTVFCLVVHLPLVVPDPVAFGVGIVAVIVCGVASSLMIGAVLMLSRYAFQLTTALGTPVMLLGGTLIPLSLLPRWVSWLGWFINLSWLQRFLVSTLSATTWAHLAVGVGISAVYALIGARAVHIMIDRARKEGTLDLV